The nucleotide sequence TCTAGCGCTCGTCGTCATCGACGAGGAGGCGGGGGACCTGATCGGGCAGGTCGCCGAAGCCTTGCCGGAGGTCAAGATCGTGGCGTTGGCGCTGCGCGATACCGAAGGATTGATGCTGCGTAGCCTCCAGCTCGGTGCCTCGGCCTATCTGACCGAGGACGTGTCTCCCGCCGATCTTCTCAAGACCCTGGAGGTGGTGATCGCCGATTGCGCGGTGCTGCCGATGAGCTTCCTCGGGCGTCTGTGCCTGGCCGTCGAGCCGGTGCGGTCCCCCGGTCCGGTCGCCGCCCTGACCGGGCTTCAGCGGGCGGACGGGACCTCGCTCTCCAGCCTGTCGAGCCGCGAGGTCAACATCCTCGAAGGTCTGGCTCTGGGCGAATCCAACAAGGTCATCGCCCGCAATCTCGACATCGCGGAGGCCACGGTCAAGGTTCACGTCAAGGCGATCCTGCGCAAGGTTCGGGTGAAGAACCGGACGCAGGCCGCGGTCTGGGCGATGAACAAGGGCATCGTCAGCCACGGCAGCGCCCCGGTCGAGCGGTTCGGAGGCCTCGTATCCCCCCTCCCCTTGAGCGCGGGCCGCGACGGCTTCTCCTCCGGCGCGCTCTCCTCGGGCGTCCTGGCGGCCGTCGCCTGACGATCCTGCGCCTGACGATCCCTCGCCTGACGATCCCGCGGCGCCATGAGGCCCGGCGCTGCCGCTACACCCGTGCAATCCAAAGCGCGATCCAACTCGCAATCGAGTCGTGATCCGAGCCAGAGACGAGGGAGCCTGCGATGAAGGTGTCCGTGGTCACCCCGACGCTCAACGGCGTCGAATACCTGCGCGAATGCATCGAATCCTCGCGCGCCAGCGCCCGCAACGGCATCGAAGTCGAGCACGTGATCGTCGATGCGGGCAGCACGGACGGTACGGTGGAACTCGCCCGGAGCCTCGGCGCCACGGTGCTTCAGGGCAAGGATCGCGGCATCTTCGATGCGATCAACAAGGGCTCCTTTGCCGCCTCGGGCGAATTGCTCGGGTTCCTCGGCGCCGATGACATCCTGCTTCCCGGCGGCCTGGAGGCCGTCGTCGCGGCCTACCGGAGCCACCGTCGGCGCTGGGTCGTCGGCGGCATCCGCTGGATCGATGGGCGCGGCCGGAGCCTGGGCGGGCTGGCCGCCCCACCCAACTGGATGACGCCGCGCATGCTCGTGTGCCTCGGATGGAATCCGGTGATGCACATGGCGACCTACATCGCCCGCGACTTCTACGCCGAGCTCGGCGGCTTCGATCACGCCTTCAAGGATTGCGGCGACTACGAGATGTTCTGCCGTGCC is from Methylorubrum sp. B1-46 and encodes:
- a CDS encoding response regulator transcription factor, which gives rise to MVRESLVSLLAGTRFTVRQVAASPALPLSDLEAARLALVVIDEEAGDLIGQVAEALPEVKIVALALRDTEGLMLRSLQLGASAYLTEDVSPADLLKTLEVVIADCAVLPMSFLGRLCLAVEPVRSPGPVAALTGLQRADGTSLSSLSSREVNILEGLALGESNKVIARNLDIAEATVKVHVKAILRKVRVKNRTQAAVWAMNKGIVSHGSAPVERFGGLVSPLPLSAGRDGFSSGALSSGVLAAVA
- a CDS encoding glycosyltransferase family 2 protein produces the protein MKVSVVTPTLNGVEYLRECIESSRASARNGIEVEHVIVDAGSTDGTVELARSLGATVLQGKDRGIFDAINKGSFAASGELLGFLGADDILLPGGLEAVVAAYRSHRRRWVVGGIRWIDGRGRSLGGLAAPPNWMTPRMLVCLGWNPVMHMATYIARDFYAELGGFDHAFKDCGDYEMFCRALAREPYARVGRPVACFRRTGQNNSANLAHKARALGEVAQVKAVHGPSSRAEDLFWRYALKSYFNARNLDWLVSKQLDFGRSRLKLQPHAHF